One Chroicocephalus ridibundus chromosome 22, bChrRid1.1, whole genome shotgun sequence DNA window includes the following coding sequences:
- the RAB11B gene encoding ras-related protein Rab-11B yields the protein MGTRDDEYDYLFKVVLIGDSGVGKSNLLSRFTRNEFNLESKSTIGVEFATRSIQVDGKTIKAQIWDTAGQERYRAITSAYYRGAVGALLVYDIAKHLTYENVERWLKELRDHADNNIVIMLVGNKSDLRHLRAVPTDEARAFAEKNNLSFIETSALDSTNVEEAFKNILTEIYRIVSQKQIADRSAHDESPGNNVVDISVPPTTDGQKSNKLQCCQNL from the exons ttgtgTTGATTGGAGACTCTGGAGTTGGGAAGAGTAATCTTCTGTCACGTTTCACACGCAATGAGTTCAACCTGGAGAGTAAGAGCACCATTGGGGTGGAATTTGCCACCAGGAGCATCCAGGTGGATGGGAAGACGATAAAAGCACAGATCTGGGATACTGCAGGACAGGAACGATACCGTGCCATTACCTCAGC ATATTACCGTGGTGCTGTTGGGGCTCTTCTTGTCTATGACATTGCCAAACATCTCACCTATGAGAATGTGGAGCGCTGGCTAAAGGAGCTTAGAGATCATGCAGACAACAATATTGTCATCATGCTGGTGGGTAACAAGAGTGACCTCCGCCATCTGCGAGCTGTGCCCACTGATGAGGCCCGGGCTTTTGCAG aaaaaaataacttatcttTTATTGAAACTTCTGCTCTGGATTCAACAAATGTAGAAGAAGCCTTCAAGAACATCCTTACAG AAATCTACCGCATTGTTTCGCAGAAGCAGATTGCAGATCGGTCTGCACACGATGAGTCTCCTGGCAACAACGTAGTCGACATCAGCGTCCCACCAACCACCGATGGACAGAAATCCAACAAACTCCAGTGCTGTCAGAACCTGTGA